The proteins below are encoded in one region of Microvirga ossetica:
- a CDS encoding ketopantoate reductase family protein produces MISVPGGARRLLVGNAADPVIEALQAACERAVGIEMEAVAEITPMLWEKFVMLCAFAGATALMRAGIGAILADPEARTFLEQLRDEGLAVAVTSGHPIPDEHQRRFMTLWESLPPEARSSMANDLACGKPLELEWLSGRMHALGMSLGVPTPAHTAVYRGLHLYARPSIRKSTE; encoded by the coding sequence GTGATCAGTGTTCCAGGAGGAGCCAGGCGCCTGCTGGTCGGGAACGCTGCCGATCCCGTGATCGAGGCTCTTCAGGCGGCCTGTGAGCGGGCGGTCGGCATCGAGATGGAGGCGGTAGCCGAGATCACCCCCATGCTGTGGGAGAAGTTTGTGATGCTCTGCGCCTTTGCCGGAGCGACTGCCCTTATGCGGGCGGGCATTGGGGCGATCCTGGCTGATCCAGAGGCCAGGACCTTCCTTGAGCAGCTCCGCGATGAGGGTTTGGCAGTGGCGGTGACGTCCGGCCATCCCATCCCGGACGAGCACCAGCGGCGGTTCATGACGCTCTGGGAGAGCCTGCCGCCCGAGGCAAGATCCTCTATGGCCAACGACCTCGCCTGCGGCAAGCCGCTCGAATTGGAATGGCTATCCGGGCGCATGCATGCACTGGGCATGAGCCTTGGTGTGCCGACCCCAGCGCACACGGCCGTGTATCGTGGCCTGCACCTCTACGCGCGGCCCTCGATCAGGAAATCAACGGAGTAG
- a CDS encoding RHE_PE00001 family protein has protein sequence MAFGSRAREFDDEERLIPRTYDLPDLPWETIVGRLEQITIAVLRFDARLEASGLAAGWQSRCDMTEAVRALILDGHLVDVGDLVLHDAGMDVRHPTHELTRAAAALKSRRTAMARKAPWPLSIDGLAALRGIGGVADEVAQRSKVKRPDPDDDEAYPPHANDVDPWAAHFAEIDALLDRTSKVLAGETPLRKNRSHLVYDPEQDETESEDLWLDLVKRTSHWPAVAAAAVAWNAWLDLNLYTRQPWLGLTMAASILRARGLTSHLLPLAAGFKQSKFRPQGREGAKEKLDGYCSVIEEALTIANKDLDRLILARELMNRVTSKTRSNSKLPGLVGLFLSRPLVTVPLGAKLLKVTPKAIDLMLAQLGGALPRELTGRTRYRAWGIV, from the coding sequence GTGGCTTTCGGCAGCAGGGCAAGGGAGTTCGACGACGAGGAACGGCTGATCCCCCGTACCTACGACCTCCCGGACCTGCCGTGGGAGACCATCGTCGGTCGGCTCGAGCAGATCACGATCGCCGTTCTCCGGTTCGACGCCCGGCTGGAGGCCTCCGGCTTGGCTGCCGGCTGGCAGTCACGCTGCGACATGACCGAAGCCGTGCGGGCGCTGATCCTCGACGGTCATCTCGTCGATGTCGGCGATCTGGTGCTGCACGATGCCGGCATGGACGTGCGCCACCCCACCCATGAACTGACCCGGGCCGCTGCGGCCCTGAAGTCCCGGCGCACGGCGATGGCGCGCAAGGCGCCCTGGCCCCTCTCGATCGATGGATTGGCGGCTCTGAGAGGCATTGGCGGCGTCGCAGACGAGGTGGCGCAGCGCTCAAAGGTGAAGCGGCCCGATCCAGACGATGACGAGGCCTATCCGCCTCATGCCAACGATGTCGATCCGTGGGCAGCGCACTTTGCCGAAATCGACGCCCTGCTCGACCGCACCAGCAAGGTGCTCGCCGGTGAGACCCCGTTGCGCAAGAACCGCTCGCATCTTGTCTATGATCCGGAACAGGATGAGACTGAGAGCGAGGACCTGTGGCTCGATCTGGTCAAACGGACGTCCCACTGGCCTGCTGTTGCAGCGGCGGCAGTCGCATGGAATGCCTGGCTCGATCTCAACCTCTATACCCGCCAGCCTTGGCTCGGTCTCACGATGGCTGCCTCCATCCTGCGGGCCCGCGGCCTGACGAGCCATCTGCTGCCGCTCGCGGCCGGGTTCAAGCAGTCGAAGTTCCGGCCGCAGGGCAGGGAAGGGGCGAAGGAGAAGCTTGATGGCTACTGCAGCGTCATCGAGGAGGCGCTGACGATCGCCAACAAGGACCTCGACCGGCTGATTCTGGCGCGCGAGCTGATGAACCGGGTCACATCCAAGACCCGCAGCAACTCGAAGCTGCCGGGTTTGGTCGGGCTGTTCCTGTCGCGCCCGCTGGTGACGGTGCCACTTGGGGCCAAGCTGCTCAAGGTCACGCCCAAGGCCATCGACCTGATGCTGGCCCAACTGGGCGGCGCGCTGCCGCGCGAGCTCACCGGCCGCACCCGTTACCGCGCCTGGGGCATCGTTTAG
- a CDS encoding MBL fold metallo-hydrolase — protein sequence MTTLTQSLRAAAAFVGLCLLLPAAAAEPESCPGLIALREALFSWAAMRQDEVGLTFVGHATFMIETPQGVRIATDYNDGTRPPITPDVATMNKAHSTHFSYHPDSGIKHVLRGWNPAGGPAYHDLTVEDVRIRNVSTNIRSFGGATEYDGNSIFVFETAQLCIAHLGHLHHTLTPEHLKKLGRIDVLLVPVDGGYTLETFDMMEVLRAINAPLMIPMHFFGPSTLNRFLDSAREHFAVEFSNTAAITLSRATMPKSPKILVLPGH from the coding sequence ATGACAACGTTGACACAAAGCCTTCGTGCGGCGGCTGCGTTCGTTGGCTTGTGTCTGCTCTTACCAGCCGCCGCAGCCGAGCCAGAGAGCTGCCCAGGATTGATCGCCTTACGAGAGGCTCTGTTCTCCTGGGCTGCCATGCGCCAGGATGAGGTTGGCCTGACGTTTGTTGGCCACGCCACCTTCATGATCGAAACACCGCAAGGGGTGCGGATCGCCACCGACTACAACGACGGCACTCGTCCACCCATCACGCCCGATGTGGCCACGATGAACAAGGCCCATTCCACCCACTTCAGCTATCATCCGGATTCGGGGATCAAGCATGTGCTCCGAGGCTGGAACCCTGCCGGAGGTCCTGCCTACCATGACCTGACGGTGGAGGATGTGCGCATCCGGAATGTCTCAACCAACATCCGCAGCTTCGGTGGAGCAACGGAATACGACGGCAACTCGATCTTCGTGTTCGAGACCGCCCAGCTGTGCATCGCCCATCTCGGCCATCTGCATCACACCCTCACGCCCGAGCATCTGAAGAAACTGGGGCGCATTGACGTTCTGCTGGTGCCGGTGGATGGCGGCTACACGCTCGAGACCTTCGACATGATGGAGGTGCTGCGCGCGATCAACGCGCCGCTCATGATCCCGATGCACTTCTTCGGTCCGTCGACGCTCAACCGGTTTCTCGACTCGGCCCGGGAGCACTTTGCAGTGGAGTTCAGTAACACGGCGGCCATCACCCTGTCGCGCGCCACAATGCCGAAGAGCCCCAAAATCCTGGTGCTGCCGGGGCATTGA
- a CDS encoding transglycosylase domain-containing protein — MTRALALATALLFTCLSHVPTAQAADPVHFWDLQPRSLRLLVASPQVMVTRTTTGWDAYCRCPVVLAPSEIPEVMKKAIVAVEDKRYFDHGGVDVVSLLSVLKGGLSRGGSTIPMQLLKNLVFHDLRASDVLSRLERKGAEVWYAGLFDEAIGKEELLAAYLNQIEFGGRDIVGLYRASRHYFRKEPQDLTLYEAALLAGMVKAPARLNPLREKTRDQARERALLVLRLMAEQGLITDKERRQAEKAGIRPGMLPEFKIQPQAFTEWVVATWGDKYVQPGETVRFFVTLDPRIQHMAEHQLSRLVKDKAVPPAYDAGAVMMAPNGRVQAMVGSVDWAERQFNNAVKARVQTGSTAKLPLLIAACEAGKTPESRVLDQPVTGNWPSNGELGYRGWTTLKEAIASSRNAAAVRLAREIGADTLADVSRRIGIDPGRMDDPSFILGSYSSHVMTMTAAYASVANGGYRVTPSGVLAVIDGRGQVRADFLTTMRKRVIPEECVEPTQTVLREVVQSGTGRAARLRDWATYGKTGTSTGNTDAWFIGWSEQHVLGIWMGRRHGETGPALAGAGAPAAYFGRVANAVNDWSERRQKREEQRLASARTKRHAEPGKMTDWLSVLWPSVALPKGPSAHDPVPGGKRT; from the coding sequence ATGACCCGCGCTCTGGCTCTCGCCACTGCTCTCCTGTTCACCTGCCTCTCCCACGTACCCACAGCACAAGCCGCAGACCCGGTGCACTTCTGGGATCTCCAGCCGCGGTCGCTCCGTCTTCTCGTGGCATCGCCACAAGTGATGGTCACCCGCACCACAACCGGATGGGACGCCTATTGCCGCTGCCCCGTCGTGCTCGCACCATCAGAGATCCCCGAGGTGATGAAGAAGGCTATCGTGGCTGTTGAGGACAAACGTTACTTCGACCACGGCGGGGTCGATGTTGTTTCCCTGCTCTCCGTGCTCAAAGGAGGTCTCAGCCGGGGTGGCAGCACGATCCCGATGCAGCTCCTCAAGAACTTGGTCTTCCACGATCTCAGAGCGAGTGATGTGCTCAGCCGCCTCGAGCGCAAAGGCGCGGAGGTCTGGTACGCCGGGCTCTTCGATGAGGCGATTGGCAAAGAGGAACTTCTGGCCGCCTATCTCAACCAGATTGAGTTCGGCGGACGCGACATCGTCGGGCTCTACCGGGCGAGCCGGCACTACTTCCGCAAAGAGCCTCAGGATCTAACACTCTACGAGGCGGCACTTCTGGCCGGCATGGTCAAAGCCCCTGCACGCCTGAACCCGCTTCGGGAGAAGACCCGCGACCAGGCGCGCGAGCGTGCGCTTCTCGTCCTGAGGCTGATGGCGGAGCAGGGCTTGATCACCGACAAGGAACGCCGCCAGGCTGAGAAGGCAGGCATCCGCCCTGGCATGCTGCCGGAGTTCAAGATCCAGCCGCAGGCCTTCACTGAATGGGTCGTGGCGACCTGGGGGGACAAGTACGTGCAGCCGGGGGAGACGGTCCGGTTCTTCGTCACTTTGGACCCTCGCATCCAGCATATGGCGGAGCACCAGCTCAGCAGGCTCGTCAAGGACAAGGCTGTCCCACCCGCGTATGACGCCGGCGCGGTGATGATGGCTCCGAACGGACGGGTGCAGGCGATGGTCGGCTCTGTCGACTGGGCTGAGCGACAGTTCAACAATGCCGTGAAGGCCCGTGTGCAGACCGGCTCGACGGCGAAGCTGCCGCTGCTGATTGCCGCCTGCGAGGCCGGCAAAACCCCTGAAAGCCGCGTCCTCGACCAGCCCGTCACAGGAAATTGGCCTTCGAACGGCGAACTGGGCTACCGCGGTTGGACGACGCTGAAGGAGGCGATTGCCTCGTCACGCAATGCCGCGGCGGTGCGGCTGGCGCGAGAGATCGGAGCCGACACCCTCGCGGACGTCAGCCGACGCATCGGCATCGATCCTGGTCGGATGGATGATCCAAGCTTCATCCTCGGCTCTTACTCGAGCCACGTCATGACCATGACAGCAGCCTACGCGTCCGTGGCCAATGGCGGCTACCGGGTCACCCCGTCGGGAGTGCTTGCGGTGATTGACGGGCGGGGCCAGGTCAGAGCTGACTTTCTGACGACCATGCGCAAGAGGGTCATTCCGGAGGAGTGTGTCGAGCCGACACAGACGGTTCTCCGCGAGGTGGTTCAGAGCGGGACCGGGCGCGCGGCACGGTTGAGAGACTGGGCAACCTACGGCAAGACCGGGACATCAACCGGTAACACTGATGCCTGGTTTATCGGCTGGAGTGAGCAGCACGTGCTCGGGATCTGGATGGGCCGGCGGCACGGCGAGACCGGGCCCGCACTTGCCGGCGCTGGTGCCCCCGCGGCTTACTTCGGACGTGTTGCCAATGCGGTGAATGACTGGAGCGAGCGGCGACAGAAACGTGAGGAGCAACGACTGGCGAGCGCGCGGACCAAGCGGCATGCTGAACCGGGAAAGATGACTGATTGGCTCTCTGTGCTCTGGCCGTCCGTGGCCCTCCCGAAGGGGCCATCCGCTCACGATCCTGTTCCTGGAGGGAAAAGGACGTGA
- a CDS encoding recombinase family protein — MAPSPTRQRLIGYARVSTEEQATDAQLDELKAAGCEVIHQEHGSGASRTRPVLSRLIREISKGEVLVVVRLDRLARSVSHLLEVIETLEEKGAHFKSLRDPIDTSTPQGMFSLQVLGAVAQLERSLISERTKAGVKAAVAKGKRPGNPGLREGRPDAIRKTALARDRVYLGDLLTAADAFLPVVRQMRPDHSWRDVVQVLNARGQRWTDQSLRRAIKRLVAERMAEPELLRKAGRRPPDDRIMTLIAGIAISNPTLTLREIGAQLEGMRERTPRGGREWKASSVKFQLDRARKIGLAVPEIQ, encoded by the coding sequence ATGGCTCCCTCCCCTACTCGGCAGCGCCTGATTGGCTACGCCCGCGTCTCGACCGAGGAGCAGGCAACAGACGCTCAGCTTGATGAGCTCAAGGCTGCCGGCTGCGAGGTTATCCATCAGGAGCACGGATCCGGCGCCTCCCGAACTCGGCCGGTTCTCTCCCGGCTCATCCGCGAGATCTCGAAGGGCGAAGTCCTCGTGGTCGTTCGGCTCGATCGCTTGGCCCGGTCGGTCAGCCATCTCCTCGAAGTGATCGAGACGCTTGAGGAGAAAGGTGCCCACTTCAAATCCCTCAGGGATCCAATCGACACGTCGACCCCGCAAGGCATGTTCTCTCTGCAGGTCCTGGGCGCCGTCGCTCAGCTGGAGCGATCGCTCATCTCGGAGCGCACGAAGGCTGGCGTGAAGGCGGCAGTGGCTAAGGGAAAGAGGCCGGGGAACCCCGGTTTGCGTGAGGGACGGCCGGACGCAATCCGCAAGACCGCCCTCGCCCGCGACCGCGTCTATCTGGGCGACCTTTTGACGGCAGCGGATGCCTTCCTTCCCGTCGTCCGTCAGATGCGGCCGGACCATAGCTGGCGAGATGTCGTGCAGGTGCTGAATGCACGAGGCCAGCGGTGGACGGATCAAAGCCTCCGGAGGGCGATCAAGCGATTGGTTGCCGAGCGGATGGCTGAGCCGGAGTTGTTACGGAAAGCCGGAAGACGTCCGCCGGACGATCGCATCATGACCCTGATTGCCGGCATCGCGATCTCTAACCCGACCCTTACCTTGCGTGAGATCGGCGCTCAGCTGGAAGGGATGCGAGAGCGGACGCCACGGGGCGGGAGAGAATGGAAGGCCAGCTCGGTCAAATTCCAACTCGATCGGGCCCGCAAAATTGGCCTCGCAGTCCCCGAAATCCAGTGA
- a CDS encoding ketopantoate reductase family protein: MRIAVIGAGGIGGYVGALLAAAGEDVAFVARGAHLDAMRRDGLRLESPTGDLHLPGVMATDDPAEIGPADLVLFTVKLYDSEAAAAALAPLVGPHTRVVTLQNGIDSLDILSRFVPPE, translated from the coding sequence ATGCGGATCGCAGTGATTGGGGCAGGCGGGATCGGTGGATATGTGGGCGCGCTGCTTGCAGCCGCTGGCGAGGACGTGGCCTTTGTGGCTCGCGGTGCTCACCTCGATGCCATGCGTCGCGACGGTCTGCGTCTTGAGAGCCCCACCGGTGACCTGCATCTACCGGGCGTGATGGCCACGGATGACCCCGCTGAGATCGGCCCAGCGGACCTCGTGCTGTTTACTGTCAAGCTCTATGACAGCGAGGCAGCCGCAGCGGCACTTGCGCCTCTGGTCGGCCCACACACCCGCGTAGTGACGCTGCAAAACGGGATCGACAGCCTCGACATCCTCTCGCGCTTTGTTCCCCCTGAGTAA
- a CDS encoding TRAP transporter substrate-binding protein, producing MKRRQFLATATGGIAASILPAPAIAQAMPDVRWRLQSAFPKSLDTLWGGAELFCRVVSDLTDGRFQIQPFAAGEIVGTFQVADAVGDGTVEAGHATTYYYVGKDPTFALPCDFPFGPNARQKNAWMYHGGGLDLCNEFFAKYRMYAVPAGNTGAQMGGWFRKEIKTVADLQGLKIRIGGLGGQVLQRLGAVPQQIAAGDIYPALERGTIDAAEFVGPYDDEKLGFSKVAPFYYYPGWWDGGPVIHVMINIDRWNALPKLYKAAVNAAAAQTNVDTLSKYDARNPAAIRRLLGAGAQLRPFSPEVLEAAFKASNDLYDEISAKNPDFKKIYDTVRAFRNEEYLWFQIAEYAYDSFLIRSRGK from the coding sequence ATGAAACGCCGTCAGTTCTTGGCCACCGCAACCGGCGGCATTGCCGCCAGCATCCTGCCGGCCCCCGCGATTGCTCAAGCCATGCCCGACGTTCGCTGGCGCTTGCAATCCGCCTTTCCGAAGTCGCTTGATACACTCTGGGGAGGTGCCGAGCTGTTCTGTCGTGTCGTCTCCGACCTGACAGATGGCCGTTTCCAGATCCAGCCCTTTGCTGCGGGCGAGATCGTCGGTACCTTCCAGGTTGCTGATGCTGTGGGGGATGGCACGGTCGAGGCCGGCCATGCCACCACATACTACTATGTGGGCAAAGACCCCACATTCGCACTTCCCTGTGACTTTCCGTTCGGGCCAAATGCTCGCCAGAAGAACGCATGGATGTACCATGGCGGTGGCCTGGACCTGTGCAACGAGTTCTTCGCCAAATACAGAATGTACGCGGTTCCGGCCGGCAACACCGGTGCCCAGATGGGCGGATGGTTTCGGAAGGAGATCAAGACTGTTGCAGACCTGCAGGGTCTCAAGATACGCATTGGGGGCCTCGGCGGCCAGGTGCTACAGCGGCTTGGGGCTGTTCCACAGCAGATCGCCGCTGGCGATATCTATCCGGCTCTTGAGCGTGGTACGATCGATGCGGCGGAGTTCGTTGGACCCTACGATGATGAGAAGCTTGGGTTCAGCAAGGTTGCCCCCTTCTATTACTACCCGGGCTGGTGGGACGGCGGTCCGGTCATTCACGTGATGATCAACATCGATCGATGGAACGCGCTCCCCAAGCTATACAAAGCGGCGGTCAACGCCGCCGCGGCACAGACGAATGTGGATACGTTAAGTAAGTACGACGCTCGTAACCCAGCGGCCATACGCCGGCTGTTAGGGGCTGGGGCGCAACTGCGCCCGTTCAGCCCTGAGGTTTTGGAAGCTGCCTTCAAGGCTTCCAACGACCTCTATGACGAGATCTCGGCCAAGAATCCTGATTTTAAGAAGATCTATGATACCGTCCGCGCGTTCCGGAATGAGGAGTATCTCTGGTTCCAGATTGCCGAGTACGCCTATGACAGCTTCCTGATCCGTTCCCGAGGAAAGTGA
- a CDS encoding ATP-binding protein translates to MGLGQYEQAFRDNDIDASLLPTLTDGDLRELGILSLGHRKRLLAAIPELTKPDEEKPKVVLDRTPQAERRQLTVMFVDLVGSTALSSRLDPEDMRKVLHAYQNAVTGEIARLGGNLAKLMGDGVLAYFGWPSADEDDPERAVQAGLTIVQAVGRLSTPFGEPIAARVGIATGLVIVGDLIGEGAAREEAVVGETPNLAARLQEAAPAGAVVIAAGTRRLLGDTFDLRDLGPVYLKGFDRPVNSFEVLRPRLAESRFEARHPDRSLPMFGRDQELALVLERWRQSVAGEGQAVLVVGEAGIGKSRLVQALLDETAEDPHIVLRYQCSPQYTGTPLWPVVQQLGFAAGFVPEDGDEQKWQKTEALLRRGTDDVSEAAPLIASLLGIEAESPYPFQELSSQQRRARTQAALIQQLLGLERRHPVLIVIEDVHWIDPTTLELFSQVLDRIANARVLMVLTSRPDNQPNLGGHPHVTRLTLNRLGRGSTEAIVSRLSGSQSLPPAVLREIAARTDGVPLFIEELTKAVLEAGMTAPGAVPVSLYASLLARLDRVTGVREVAQVAACVGREFSYSLVAAVSPVSEADLQSALDRLTAAELIFRRGTPPETHYAFKHALVRDAAHESLLKDRRQQLHASIAQALEEHFPESWDMEPELLARHYTEAGLTEQAVEYWRRAGEQALARSAMAEAVTHLTEGLAVLRSLALGQERQQHELRLQLALGQASIAGKGFAAPETGRAYARARELCLELGDVPQLFPVLYGQSVFYFQRGELREAHEIACELLRLGRERLNAAAQMIGHRMVGSTLCQCGRFAESRDAFEAALALYDPVRDRGSGLVYAIDTRVMCLSWLSHLYLILGDPDQALALSRRVPAHVGELEHPGTAAVALAWGCIFDQLLRDPHNAETQAQAAIALGTEQGFPLYRAAGSVVHGWAQAEVGRVADGLAEMRQGLADYRATGAEMWSPYFLGLLADASRREDSAQEGLGLVEAALTQIRHTGGQWIEAELHRVRGELLLARSEPDQQEAELCFHRALALARGQNARLWELQVAMSLARLWSNQHRTQAAHDLLAPICSLFKDGFEISALRDAEILLDRLAPIPRDGADHLNP, encoded by the coding sequence TTGGGGCTTGGTCAGTACGAGCAGGCGTTCCGCGACAACGACATCGACGCGAGCCTGCTTCCGACGTTGACCGACGGTGACCTGCGCGAACTCGGCATTCTGTCGCTCGGTCACCGCAAGCGGCTTCTGGCCGCTATCCCAGAGCTGACCAAGCCAGATGAAGAGAAACCCAAGGTTGTGCTGGATCGTACGCCTCAAGCCGAGCGGCGACAATTGACCGTCATGTTCGTCGACTTGGTCGGTTCAACCGCTCTCTCGTCTCGCCTCGACCCGGAGGATATGCGGAAGGTCCTGCATGCCTATCAGAACGCCGTGACCGGTGAGATCGCTCGCCTGGGAGGAAACCTTGCCAAGCTGATGGGCGATGGGGTGCTGGCCTATTTCGGCTGGCCTAGCGCGGACGAGGACGATCCTGAGCGTGCCGTACAGGCCGGCTTGACCATCGTTCAGGCTGTCGGGCGGCTTTCCACTCCGTTCGGGGAGCCGATTGCGGCGCGGGTGGGTATTGCCACGGGCCTCGTCATCGTCGGCGACCTCATTGGTGAGGGCGCGGCTCGCGAGGAAGCTGTGGTTGGTGAAACGCCGAACCTGGCTGCGCGGCTGCAGGAAGCCGCCCCCGCAGGCGCCGTAGTAATTGCCGCCGGCACACGCCGGCTTCTCGGTGACACATTTGATTTGCGCGATCTCGGTCCCGTCTATCTCAAGGGGTTCGATCGACCGGTCAACAGCTTCGAGGTTCTTCGCCCCCGTTTGGCCGAGAGCCGGTTCGAGGCGCGTCACCCAGATCGCTCGTTACCCATGTTCGGACGCGATCAGGAGCTGGCGCTGGTTCTGGAGCGGTGGCGCCAATCCGTTGCCGGCGAAGGCCAAGCAGTGCTGGTGGTCGGTGAGGCAGGCATCGGCAAGTCCCGCCTGGTGCAGGCCTTGCTGGATGAGACTGCCGAGGACCCTCACATCGTCCTGCGCTATCAGTGCTCACCTCAATACACCGGTACGCCGCTATGGCCGGTCGTGCAACAGCTCGGCTTTGCAGCCGGGTTCGTACCCGAGGACGGTGACGAGCAGAAATGGCAGAAGACCGAGGCACTGTTGCGCCGAGGAACGGATGATGTTTCCGAGGCCGCTCCGTTGATCGCCTCCCTGCTCGGTATCGAGGCGGAATCGCCCTATCCCTTTCAGGAGCTGAGTTCCCAGCAACGGCGTGCCCGCACACAGGCTGCGTTGATCCAGCAGCTCCTCGGGCTCGAGCGTCGGCACCCTGTTCTGATCGTGATTGAGGACGTCCATTGGATCGATCCCACGACCCTTGAGCTCTTTAGCCAGGTCCTGGATCGGATTGCGAATGCCCGGGTCCTGATGGTGCTGACAAGCCGGCCCGATAACCAGCCGAACCTGGGGGGCCACCCGCATGTGACGCGCCTCACCCTTAACCGCCTCGGCCGCGGCTCGACAGAAGCGATCGTCTCGCGCCTGAGCGGCAGCCAAAGCTTGCCGCCCGCCGTGCTCAGGGAGATCGCAGCCCGAACCGACGGCGTGCCGCTCTTCATCGAGGAGTTGACCAAGGCGGTGCTGGAGGCCGGAATGACAGCCCCAGGAGCCGTGCCAGTTTCGCTCTATGCCTCGCTCCTGGCCCGGCTCGACCGGGTGACGGGCGTGAGAGAAGTGGCGCAGGTAGCAGCCTGCGTCGGGCGGGAGTTTTCGTACTCGCTTGTTGCGGCAGTCTCTCCAGTGTCGGAAGCGGACCTGCAGTCCGCGCTCGACCGGCTCACCGCCGCCGAACTCATCTTCCGGCGTGGCACGCCGCCCGAGACCCACTACGCGTTCAAGCACGCTCTGGTGCGGGATGCAGCTCACGAGAGCCTGCTCAAGGATCGGCGGCAGCAGTTGCACGCCAGCATCGCGCAAGCGCTGGAGGAGCACTTCCCCGAGTCCTGGGATATGGAGCCGGAGTTGCTTGCTCGACACTATACCGAGGCTGGACTCACGGAACAGGCGGTCGAGTACTGGCGCCGGGCCGGAGAACAGGCGCTTGCCCGCTCTGCGATGGCCGAAGCGGTCACGCACCTGACCGAAGGGCTGGCTGTATTGCGGAGTCTTGCTTTGGGGCAAGAGCGTCAACAGCACGAGCTCCGTCTGCAACTGGCACTTGGTCAGGCCTCCATCGCCGGGAAGGGATTTGCCGCGCCCGAGACCGGCCGGGCCTACGCACGGGCGCGCGAACTCTGCCTTGAACTCGGCGATGTTCCGCAGCTCTTTCCAGTCCTTTATGGGCAATCGGTGTTCTATTTCCAGCGCGGCGAGCTGAGGGAGGCGCACGAGATCGCGTGCGAACTGCTGCGCTTAGGCCGGGAGCGGCTCAACGCGGCTGCGCAGATGATTGGTCATCGCATGGTTGGTTCGACATTGTGCCAGTGCGGCCGCTTTGCCGAGAGCCGCGACGCATTTGAGGCGGCGCTCGCCCTTTACGATCCGGTGCGGGACCGCGGCTCGGGCCTCGTTTATGCCATCGACACGCGGGTGATGTGCTTGTCCTGGCTGTCGCATCTGTATCTCATTCTTGGAGATCCTGATCAGGCTCTGGCCCTTAGCCGCCGCGTGCCGGCTCATGTGGGTGAGCTCGAGCATCCTGGGACGGCGGCGGTCGCCCTGGCTTGGGGGTGCATCTTTGACCAACTTCTGCGGGACCCACACAATGCCGAGACTCAAGCGCAGGCGGCAATCGCACTCGGGACAGAACAGGGCTTTCCTCTTTATCGAGCCGCGGGCTCAGTCGTCCATGGCTGGGCACAGGCTGAAGTCGGGCGAGTGGCTGACGGCCTTGCGGAGATGCGGCAAGGTTTGGCCGACTACCGAGCGACAGGCGCGGAAATGTGGTCGCCCTATTTCCTCGGCCTGCTGGCTGACGCCAGCAGGCGAGAAGATAGTGCGCAGGAAGGCCTTGGCCTCGTGGAGGCCGCCCTGACCCAGATCCGACACACGGGAGGCCAATGGATTGAAGCAGAGCTTCATCGGGTTCGGGGTGAGTTGCTGCTGGCAAGGAGCGAGCCTGATCAGCAGGAAGCAGAACTCTGCTTCCACCGAGCTCTCGCCTTAGCGAGGGGTCAGAACGCAAGGCTTTGGGAATTGCAGGTGGCAATGAGCCTTGCTCGGTTGTGGAGCAATCAACACCGGACGCAAGCGGCTCATGACCTTCTCGCTCCGATCTGCAGCCTGTTCAAGGATGGCTTTGAGATATCCGCTCTGCGTGATGCAGAGATCCTACTTGATAGGCTTGCACCGATTCCGCGCGATGGAGCCGATCATCTGAATCCGTGA
- a CDS encoding DsbA family oxidoreductase, translating into MTQHLKIDFVSDVACPWCVIGLRGLQQALANAADAVEADITFQPFELNPGMPAGGQNLGEHITEKYGSTAEQSAASRAMIRSRGAEVGFTFNMSEESRIYNTFDAHRLLHWAGTVGRQRELKHSLFKANFTDGANMSDHGVLVEAAAAAGLDGDEAREVLASGRYAEEVRDAEQAWISRGIRSVPAIIINGKWLISGGQPAGAFEQALRGIATELGQASAGA; encoded by the coding sequence ATGACTCAGCACCTGAAGATCGACTTTGTTTCCGACGTGGCCTGCCCGTGGTGCGTCATCGGCCTGCGGGGGCTCCAGCAGGCGCTGGCCAATGCTGCGGATGCGGTGGAGGCCGACATCACCTTCCAACCGTTCGAGCTCAATCCCGGAATGCCCGCAGGGGGACAGAACCTCGGGGAGCATATCACGGAGAAATATGGCTCCACAGCGGAGCAGTCGGCCGCCAGTCGCGCGATGATCCGATCGCGCGGGGCCGAGGTTGGCTTCACGTTCAACATGTCGGAGGAGAGCCGGATCTACAACACGTTCGATGCCCACCGCCTGCTGCACTGGGCCGGGACCGTCGGGCGCCAACGGGAGCTGAAGCACTCCCTGTTCAAGGCGAACTTCACGGATGGCGCGAACATGTCGGACCATGGGGTGCTGGTGGAGGCTGCAGCCGCCGCCGGACTCGACGGGGATGAGGCGCGCGAGGTCCTGGCGTCGGGGCGCTATGCCGAGGAGGTCCGCGATGCTGAGCAGGCATGGATCTCCCGCGGCATACGATCAGTCCCCGCCATCATCATAAATGGGAAATGGCTGATCTCCGGCGGTCAGCCGGCTGGTGCCTTCGAGCAGGCGTTGCGCGGCATAGCCACCGAGCTTGGACAAGCCTCGGCCGGCGCCTGA